GGTTCGAGATATTCCTCGAAGCCTTCGAGGCCCCATTCCTTGCCAAGCCCGCTCTGCTTGTATCCGCCGAAGGGGAGATCGACATCCATCGACATACCGCCGTTGACACCGACCGTGCCGGTGCGGATGCGCTTGGCAACGCGGACCGCGCGGAGCTCGTCGCCCGACACGACACTGCCAGACAGTCCGTATTCGCTGTCGTTGGCGATACGGATCGCGTCTTCATCGTCTTTGAAAGGTATGACTACAAGAACAGGACCAAAGATTTCCTCACGCCGCAATTGTCATGTCGTTGGTAACGTCGACAAAACAGGTCGGCTCGATGAAGAAGCCGCCGCCCTTATCGGTGGCTATCTGACCGCCGGCGATCAACCTGGCGCCTTCGCTTGCCGGCTTCGATGTAGCCCATGACCCGGTCACGCTGGCGCTGCAGAAATCAACGGTCCCATGAAATTCGTGGGGTCCTCTGCCTTGCCCCACAACTGCGCGTAAGCGTCATAGGCGTGTTCCAGCACCGTCACCGCTTCGTCGTAGCGGCTTTCGGTACCAACAGTCGCGTGATCGTCGCGCAGCCCTTGCCCCCGTGATAGCAAACGTCGACTGACCCACAGCCTCGGCGAAATTGGGGGCGTTCTCGAAGATAATAGCTGCGGACTTGCCGCCCAGCTCAAGGAACAGGCGCTTGAGCGTCGGGCCGCCTATCTCCATGATGCGGCGGCACCGCAGTCGAGCCGGTGAGAAGGAAATCACGTCGACGCGCGGATCGGTAACCGGTATTTCACCCAGCAGGGCCGGCTCCTTGCCGCTCACCACGTTCAGCACGCCCGCGGGGAAGCCGGCCTCGGCTGCGAGTTCGCCGATGATCGTGCTCATCAAAGGCGTGTCCGGCGCCGGCTTCAGGATCACGGTACAGCCGAGACAGCAGCGCAGGGATCACCTGCCCACCGTGATATAGAGCGGACGTTCAAGGGTATGATAGCCCCCACCACGCCAGCCAGCTCCTTGACCAGGAGGCGGCGATGGACAGGGCCCCAAACCTCCTTGTCGAGCATGGCCTTCTCCCACTCGATCGTGCCGTAGATCTCGAATAGCTGTCGAAGTGATTCGAGGGCCGCGGCATTGGCC
The window above is part of the Novosphingobium sp. G106 genome. Proteins encoded here:
- a CDS encoding aldehyde dehydrogenase family protein, which codes for MHKLAELMKANRQRLVDIAIHETGAAMGAVNMANAAALESLRQLFEIYGTIEWEKAMLDKEVWGPVHRRLLVKELAGVVGAIIPLNVRSISRWAGDPCAAVSAVP
- a CDS encoding aldehyde dehydrogenase family protein gives rise to the protein MSTIIGELAAEAGFPAGVLNVVSGKEPALLGEIPVTDPRVDVISFSPARLRCRRIMEIGGPTLKRLFLELGGKSAAIIFENAPNFAEAVGQSTFAITGARAARRSRDCWYRKPLRRSGDGAGTRL
- a CDS encoding aldehyde dehydrogenase family protein, with translation MRREEIFGPVLVVIPFKDDEDAIRIANDSEYGLSGSVVSGDELRAVRVAKRIRTGTVGVNGGMSMDVDLPFGGYKQSGLGKEWGLEGFEEYLEPRSRLN